The nucleotide window AAATAGGTTTACAGAATACAATATCACAACCACAAGTATTTCCATTGACTAAGTCAAAATCTCATGAATCGCAATTAGCAAACCGTCTTGAAAAtggagatacagcttcaaggtACTTGGATTTCTAATAATCTTCATGTACATTCTTTCAGATGCGTATCAAGTATTGTTCTATACTTTTTGCAGTTGTGGAAACGATCATGTTGGCTCTGTGGGAAGAAGAAATCGTCTACCTACAGAGACAGGATCTTGCAGTAGTAACGCAGACATTACAGGGGAAAATCTGTTGCTGAATAGTAATAGCCCTATTAAGTCACCACCATACTCTAGTACGGAAAACGACGATAACAGTTTTAAGGGAACAGGTAAATACGATTCTGACCAATAAATGCGTGAACATTCTATATAATTAATCTCGTTAACTTCTTAACTTGTAGTAACAAGTCTCCAAGTGCCAAAGTCACCACGTACTCCGACTACTGTAACCCGGGGAATGGGGCATATAATTGCTCACCGCTTTACCAAAACGTTTAAAATGATAATGACGTGCGATTACTGCGAGAAGCAGATATTCATGGACACTGGTTTAAAATGCACAGAGTGTAAATATAAGTGTCACCGAGATTGCGAATCCAAAGTACCACCTTCTTGTGGCCTACCTCAGGAACTCTTTGACGAGTTTAAAAGATCTGTACAAGGCGACGGTATAAATCaataatcattattaattattatagtataaacgAGCATCTCCCAGCAGTATTAACGATgactaatatttgcagctaTGGTAAATGTTTCTCAGATATTAAATAAGTCTGGTATCACGTCTCCCAATCACCACAACTCAAATTTACTGAGCTCTTTGAATCGAAAGGATCGAAAACGATCGCATCCACATTCTTCTGTGAAAATACAGATGGTGAATAGAGACAGTTCTTTAACTTTTTAAGTGATCAAAAAGTCGGTGCACAATATTTTTAATGATATACATTTCAGGGCACGGAATCTAGTTCAAATACCTCGAGCTGTAACAGCTCAACGCCTTCTAGTCCAGCTTTGCTACCTGCCAATACTAGCCAAACTCCACAGGCACCTGCCAAACAACAGTTCCATTTTCCAGGTAGCAATTTTTGTTCTCTAGCCTTTCTTATAGTCACCGATCAGAGACTTATTGGAGCTTACTTGCAGACGTTGTGCTCAATGACAAAGGTGTCACGTTAGAGACTCATCGACTCGAAGGTACAACTGTTTCGAGCGATAGCGAGAGAACAGTAAGCGTTTCCGGATCTGGTAGCGTTAGCACGGATTCCGAACGAACGCCTGTTAGAGTTGATTCTCAAGattcgcaagtctctgatggaGAACCAGGTGACAGTCGTTGGCCACGACAGAATAGTGTACGTACCTTTcacataattgaattacattaaaATATCTTTTCACGCAATCATCGCTATATTTAAATGAACATGCGTTATAGTTGTCAATGCGAGAATGGGATATTCCTTATGACGAATTGAAGATTGGCGAACCTATAGGTACTGGAAGATTTGGTACCGTGTATAGAGGCTATTGGCATGGTAATGTTGCAATTAAAGTCCTGAACATGGACTATTATTTAGACGATGATAAAACATTGGAAGCATTCAAGTTGGAGGTACGACATGGCTTTTAGTGTTTAATCATTTTCATTAATTAGAAAATAGTTTTCCCATTGAGAATAGCTTACGCTAAATGTTTATTAAAATTTCAAGGTGGCTACATTCCGAAAAACTAGACATGAAAATCTAGTTTTATTTATGGGAGCTTGCATGAAGCCTCCTCGCTTGGCGATAGTGACTAGTATGAGCAAAGGCATGACTCTTTACACTCATATTCATCTACGTAAAGATAAgtttaatatgaataaaacCACTGTCATCGCTCAACAGATTTCTCAGGTATAGATTGATCGAAGAAAGTTCTATATTAAGAATTTTTCTACAGGCAAGTAATTGTGTTTTTTATTACCTAGGGAATGGGATATCTTCATGCTCGTGGCATAATTCACAAAGATCTCAAGAGCAAAAACATATTTTTAGAAAGCGGGAAAGTTGTAATAACTGATTTCGGATTGTTTAGTGTTACAAAGCTTTGTTACGGAAACAGGTGATTGTGTAATTTAACGAAGGATCTTTGTACTCTTGGAACATAGTCTTAATTTCACAGTTGACACTTTCTCTTTATATGCAGAAAAGGAAATGCATTGAGTATACCACCCGGATGGTTGTGTTATTTAGCTCCTGAAATTGTTCGACGACTAAGACCGCAACAAAATCGGGATCAGGAAGAGTTACCTTTTACGGAAGCTTCTGACGTTTATGCATTTGGGTCAGTATAACGAATTGTcgtaaagtaaataaaataaattatatcttttctattattttaaattgtgGCACTTGTCGCATTTCGATTGACATATCTAATAAATGTATGACGTAACAGGACTGTGTGGTATGAGCTTTTATGTGGAGAATGGCCCTTTAAAGGGCAGCCTCCTGAAGCAATCATTTGGCAAGTCGGCAAGGGGATGAAGCAAACACTAGCTAATTTACAAGCCTCCCGTGATGTAAaggtatatttatattaaacaaTAGAAGCACATAGACAAAAGCATCATTATAGACATTTCTTTCAAAGAGATATACATATCTGTCTTGATATGGAAGTGTCTTGAATGGTGCCGCATGGTACATAAAGTACATATTATATCTAAAAGTTTCATCGCATTTGTTGCGATTTCACTGtacaatttttacaatattttaacaTAACTTTGTTCACTGAATTTATAGGACATCTTAATGCTTTGCTGGTCATACCACGCAGAAAATCGACCCGACTTCGCAAAATTGTTACCTACTCTGGAAAAGCTGCCTCGCAAAAGGTTAGCACGTAGTCCTTCTCATCCTATACATCTTTCTCGTTCTGCAGAATCCGTGTTATGAATACACTTTAagtccattaaaaaaaaaaatacactgTTGTTCTCGTAGTGTAAATATAGAACTGTGCAATTAATTGCCAGATCTTTGTTCGTGAaaggtaaaataaaaataatcactGAAGGGTTCGTTTTGTCTGTTCTTATTTATAGTAAATGAAGAAAGTCATCagagtaaaaaaagaaaagaaattcttgttttattatttaaataactgTGTACAGTTTGTACATATAACCTAATTTCTTTCTTAcacaataaatagtataaaaacTTAGTAACTTTATTGTTAAGGAGTGGAAAAAAATTGAATGTGTATTCGAAAAAATCCACGAAAAAAACGAAGGAAATATTTGTCTTGTTTAACCCCTTAGAAAATCATTATCTTCACAATTACAATGATCAGAATTTTCTTGATTGTAAAAATTTCTTacataaaaaaaagaatttatGTTCATCCAAGTATGAACATACCCTGTAGTGCTGAAATATTGATATCAAAAGAACAGAATAACATTTATACTTAACAGGTCGTTACTAAAGATTCAATCATACGTCGTATGGCAAGTGGTTAATTACAACAAAAGATTTTCATCT belongs to Megalopta genalis isolate 19385.01 chromosome 1, iyMegGena1_principal, whole genome shotgun sequence and includes:
- the ksr gene encoding kinase suppressor of ras isoform X1, giving the protein MADNEDAEQEICRALDVVQSMIDISADRLEGLRTQCSTSAELTQQEIRTLEGKLIKLYSKQLVTKAKLAVESLPAEMRQYPSLQQWLRVVGLTQESIKMVCSKANSLEALKEKSEHELGSMLGENNVRHEEELRRLCRALHNLRRYMDVLLKGDMDNSDMNLYWDSWDRHHLRTGASPRPARSRATRCSIPSEDSIPYHNNNNNLNSDILAQASSVTSLSSTSPPSTPLLQRSGRGIKFPTTPPPCKKHQIGLQNTISQPQVFPLTKSKSHESQLANRLENGDTASSCGNDHVGSVGRRNRLPTETGSCSSNADITGENLLLNSNSPIKSPPYSSTENDDNSFKGTVTSLQVPKSPRTPTTVTRGMGHIIAHRFTKTFKMIMTCDYCEKQIFMDTGLKCTECKYKCHRDCESKVPPSCGLPQELFDEFKRSVQGDAMVNVSQILNKSGITSPNHHNSNLLSSLNRKDRKRSHPHSSVKIQMGTESSSNTSSCNSSTPSSPALLPANTSQTPQAPAKQQFHFPDVVLNDKGVTLETHRLEGTTVSSDSERTVSVSGSGSVSTDSERTPVRVDSQDSQVSDGEPGDSRWPRQNSLSMREWDIPYDELKIGEPIGTGRFGTVYRGYWHGNVAIKVLNMDYYLDDDKTLEAFKLEVATFRKTRHENLVLFMGACMKPPRLAIVTSMSKGMTLYTHIHLRKDKFNMNKTTVIAQQISQGMGYLHARGIIHKDLKSKNIFLESGKVVITDFGLFSVTKLCYGNRKGNALSIPPGWLCYLAPEIVRRLRPQQNRDQEELPFTEASDVYAFGTVWYELLCGEWPFKGQPPEAIIWQVGKGMKQTLANLQASRDVKDILMLCWSYHAENRPDFAKLLPTLEKLPRKRLARSPSHPIHLSRSAESVL
- the ksr gene encoding kinase suppressor of ras isoform X2; protein product: MADNEDAEQEICRALDVVQSMIDISADRLEGLRTQCSTSAELTQQEIRTLEGKLIKLYSKQLVTKAKLAVESLPAEMRQYPSLQQWLRVVGLTQESIKMVCSKANSLEALKEKSEHELGSMLGENNVRHEEELRRLCRALHNLRRYMDVLLKGDMDNSDMNLYWDSWDRHHLRTGASPRPARSRATRCSIPSEDSIPYHNNNNNLNSDILAQASSVTSLSSTSPPSTPLLQRSGRANRLENGDTASSCGNDHVGSVGRRNRLPTETGSCSSNADITGENLLLNSNSPIKSPPYSSTENDDNSFKGTVTSLQVPKSPRTPTTVTRGMGHIIAHRFTKTFKMIMTCDYCEKQIFMDTGLKCTECKYKCHRDCESKVPPSCGLPQELFDEFKRSVQGDAMVNVSQILNKSGITSPNHHNSNLLSSLNRKDRKRSHPHSSVKIQMGTESSSNTSSCNSSTPSSPALLPANTSQTPQAPAKQQFHFPDVVLNDKGVTLETHRLEGTTVSSDSERTVSVSGSGSVSTDSERTPVRVDSQDSQVSDGEPGDSRWPRQNSLSMREWDIPYDELKIGEPIGTGRFGTVYRGYWHGNVAIKVLNMDYYLDDDKTLEAFKLEVATFRKTRHENLVLFMGACMKPPRLAIVTSMSKGMTLYTHIHLRKDKFNMNKTTVIAQQISQGMGYLHARGIIHKDLKSKNIFLESGKVVITDFGLFSVTKLCYGNRKGNALSIPPGWLCYLAPEIVRRLRPQQNRDQEELPFTEASDVYAFGTVWYELLCGEWPFKGQPPEAIIWQVGKGMKQTLANLQASRDVKDILMLCWSYHAENRPDFAKLLPTLEKLPRKRLARSPSHPIHLSRSAESVL
- the ksr gene encoding kinase suppressor of ras isoform X3, which gives rise to MADNEDAEQEICRALDVVQSMIDISADRLEGLRTQCSTSAELTQQEIRTLEGKLIKLYSKQLVTKAKLAVESLPAEMRQYPSLQQWLRVVGLTQESIKMVCSKANSLEALKEKSEHELGSMLGENNVRHEEELRRLCRALHNLRRYMDVLLKGDMDNSDMNLYWDSWDRHHLRTGASPRPARSRATRCSIPSEDSIPYHNNNNNLNSDILAQASSVTSLSSTSPPSTPLLQRSGRDAYQVLFYTFCSCGNDHVGSVGRRNRLPTETGSCSSNADITGENLLLNSNSPIKSPPYSSTENDDNSFKGTVTSLQVPKSPRTPTTVTRGMGHIIAHRFTKTFKMIMTCDYCEKQIFMDTGLKCTECKYKCHRDCESKVPPSCGLPQELFDEFKRSVQGDAMVNVSQILNKSGITSPNHHNSNLLSSLNRKDRKRSHPHSSVKIQMGTESSSNTSSCNSSTPSSPALLPANTSQTPQAPAKQQFHFPDVVLNDKGVTLETHRLEGTTVSSDSERTVSVSGSGSVSTDSERTPVRVDSQDSQVSDGEPGDSRWPRQNSLSMREWDIPYDELKIGEPIGTGRFGTVYRGYWHGNVAIKVLNMDYYLDDDKTLEAFKLEVATFRKTRHENLVLFMGACMKPPRLAIVTSMSKGMTLYTHIHLRKDKFNMNKTTVIAQQISQGMGYLHARGIIHKDLKSKNIFLESGKVVITDFGLFSVTKLCYGNRKGNALSIPPGWLCYLAPEIVRRLRPQQNRDQEELPFTEASDVYAFGTVWYELLCGEWPFKGQPPEAIIWQVGKGMKQTLANLQASRDVKDILMLCWSYHAENRPDFAKLLPTLEKLPRKRLARSPSHPIHLSRSAESVL